In Vigna radiata var. radiata cultivar VC1973A chromosome 3, Vradiata_ver6, whole genome shotgun sequence, the following proteins share a genomic window:
- the LOC106757451 gene encoding short-chain dehydrogenase reductase 3b-like, with protein MGKPRLQGKVAIVTGGATGIGAEAVKIFVENGAFVVIADIKDKLGHSLATSFGSDKVSYRYCDVRDENEVAETVAFTVEKYNSLDIMFSNAGIAGSYSSILDLDLKEFDNTMAINVHGVAATIKHAARVMVARKIRGSIICTASVAASFAGGAGHEYTVSKHGVLGLVRSACGELGAYGIRVNSISPYALATPMTCAALDVGPAEVEAAAYGSANLEGITLKANHIAEAALFLASDESLYISGHNLVVDGGYSAVNRWLPRIQK; from the exons ATGGGAAAACCAAG GTTGCAGGGTAAGGTGGCCATTGTCACGGGCGGAGCCACCGGAATAGGAGCGGAAGCAGTGAAGATATTCGTGGAAAACGGAGCATTTGTGGTCATAGCAGACATAAAGGACAAACTGGGTCACAGTTTGGCAACTTCGTTTGGCTCAGACAAAGTGAGTTATCGGTACTGTGACGTGAGAGACGAGAATGAAGTTGCAGAAACAGTGGCATTCACAGTAGAGAAATATAACAGCTTAGACATCATGTTCAGCAACGCTGGCATCGCAGGATCTTATTCTTCCATACTAGATTTGGATCTCAAAGAATTTGACAACACCATGGCCATTAACGTTCATGGGGTAGCAGCAACCATCAAGCACGCGGCACGTGTCATGGTTGCTAGAAAAATTCGTGGATCCATAATTTGTACTGCCAGTGTGGCTGCTTCCTTTGCGGGAGGCGCGGGTCACGAATACACCGTATCAAAACACGGCGTTCTTGGGCTTGTTCGGTCGGCGTGCGGCGAGCTTGGAGCTTATGGGATAAGAGTGAATTCCATCTCGCCTTATGCACTTGCCACGCCTATGACTTGCGCCGCACTCGATGTGGGACCTGCTGAAGTTGAAGCTGCAGCATATGGTTCTGCGAATTTGGAGGGAATTACGTTGAAGGCTAATCATATTGCGGAAGCTGCTCTGTTTCTTGCTTCTGATGAATCGCTTTATATCAGTGGCCACAACTTGGTCGTCGATGGAGGTTACTCCGCCGTCAATCGCTGGCTTCCTAGGATTCAAAAGTAA